CCCTCGGCCTTCCCGTGAGTCAGCAGTAGTACTAAGCTAGAAGCAACAGAGCATCCTATGCCCTTGCAAATTGCAATACCATTATCAAGAAACCGGCCATTCTTGGGAGCTGCGACGCGGCCAAAAGGACCAGAAGACCCCTTTGTCATCTTCCAAAGCCAGAGTAAAACAGCCAGATCGCCCTGTTGCTTGTCCTAATCCTCATTCCCCACCCACTCGCTCACCAACGGAAGACTCAATGCTGCACAAGTTCTCCTTGTAGCTTCCATAATTAGGCTCCAGTACCACTGCTCAACCCCTAACCGCCGAGGTCGAGAGCAGGCTCCCGTGGCCGCTTGGAGTTGGAGACAGGCTTTTCCAGCCAGGATATATATACTGATTGATCCTCCATTATGCATGCAGCATTATCATTACGCAGCGCCTCAGATTTTCGTATATGCTGCACACAGTGATGATACAGTGTACATGCATCACTCATTTCCTACAGTGTGTGTGATCCTAGTTGGTTCGGTGTGATGTCCAGCGGAGCAGACGAAGACAAGAGACAAGCTAGTCGGCGCAATCACACGGGTTTCGTTTGGTGCAGTGTTACTCGCGCGCGTACGTACTGGTCGGCAGATGCGTCCTCGCGAGCGAGCTTAAACTAAAGCTAGAACCCTAGCCGTGCTGTCGCGACTGACTAACTGACGCAACGTAAACGTGGCAGTATTTAACAACCGTATCCGTATGCGTGTACGGGACGGGTGGGCGACCCTGACAGACATGCTACCGCAACTACGACAGGTGCGAGCCGTATGTGTGCAGCCGGCTAGTCTTGTTTGGGCTCTATTTGATTGGACGGAGAATATATACGGATTATTTTTTGTGTCCATGTTATTAGATAGGGAGATTATTCTCGGTGATATGGTTACCTGGCACCGGACATCCATAAAGTAATGGACTAATGGTGACCTGCTGATTACTACTAGCATGGCTTGACCCGCAGTGCAGATCAGTACTATTATTAAGACAGACGGCGTCTCTTGGACTAGATCCTTCGGGCAGCTTTTGCAGCAGCCCTTGACAATTATTCATCCATCCAAGCCGGCATTGATTTATTTTTGGCCCATTCCAGTTGTGATTTGTCCACGCCATTGTATGCTGCTAGAATGGCAGAGCTGGTGAACCTACCGTTCAGACCATCCGGGCACGCAGGTACCTTGTAAGAAGCTCTTCGGATAATGTTTCTAGTCCGTCTGATTGGCAATCTAGTTGGAGAAGTTGCAGCTGTTGCCAATCGCAATGCAGGGCAAGAGGTTTGTTTTGGATGCCGGAACAAGAATGGGAATATAGGTGGTTTGTCTTTGCCTTTTGTCGTCCGTTTGGTGATGGCTAGGGTTTCAATTTGGTGGCCCATCCATGGTTATGGCGCGAATCCTACCACCATGTCAGAGTCTGACCTACTACCCCAGCATCTGCAGAGCCAGACGGTTATGCGCAGGTTCTATCTAGGGCAACAATTAGGGCACCAACTATCGAAAGCTACGTGCGTTATTCAGTGCTGATCGGCATCGGCGCCATGTATGTATGTCGGCAGAAGCCTTCAGCGTTACACTTACAAGATTATTAATGCTGCGGCTGAATTCTGAGCTTTGTCCCTAATTTGGACAAGGTAGGGCAGCAAGTGTAGAGGACGAATATACTGTATTTTTTTCAGTGGTTTGAGTGGCTAGTACGTTACGTACCTCTGTCATGGTGGGCCGCCACGCGGCGGCGGCCCTGGCGCAGAGCGAGGCGACGAACATGAGCCGCCGGAGCTGGCCGGCGTCGTAGCCGCCGTCGCCGAGCCGCGGGTCCACCAGCCCTTGCACCACGCCGTCCTTCAGGTAAGGCTTGGCCTGCATGCCGGAGCGGACGAGAAAAACTCAGCCACGTCGTCGCACCAGGAACGAGCATGCGCCGCTGATGACACACGTGGCGTTACTACGTACCCATGCGAGGAGGCTCATGTGGGAGCCGTCGACGGGCTTGCGGCCAGAGATGAGCTCGAGGAGGAAGACGCCGAAGGCGAACACGTCCGTCTTCTCGTCCACGATGCCGTGCGTGAAGTACTCCGGCGCCAGGCACCTGCACGCCCGCCCGACCACAGAGTCAATGCCACGTCGccactctcttcctcctcttcttcaatgCGGACAGAGGGAGACGAGAGGAAAGGTTTTGAGTTTTGACTGACTGACCCGAAGGTGCCCTCGATGGGCGCGATGGCGTGGTGCGTCCACTCCGACGGCAGCCACCGTGCGAGCCCGAAGTCGGATATCTGCGTAGAGCAACGTCTGtcagccaccgccgccgtcgaacaGGGGAAGCAGGAGCAGAGTGTGTTGATGAACCGAGAGCATGGACGCACCTGGGGCTGGTAGTCGGCGTCGATGAGGATGTTGGAGGCCTTGATGTCCCGGTGGATGATCCGGCGCGCGCAGCCCTTGTGGAGGTAGCGGAGCCCCCGCGCGGTGCCCACCGCCACGCCGTGCCGCTGGCTCCACGTCATCACCGGCCGCTTCTCGTCTGCACCGCATCAGTCAGGCGACACGTACTAGAGCTAGACTACATTGGGGAAAAGCAGAGCATGCGGAGGGAGAAGGGACTCGCCGTGGAGGTTGGCGGAGACGGAGCCGCGGGTGGAGAAGTCGAAGACGAGGTGGAGGCCGCGGTCGACGCAGCAGCCGAGGAGGGAGGAGACGTTGGGGTGGCGCACGTGGCCCACCGTGCCCAGCTCCGTCAGgaagtccttctccttcttctcgtccgccgccgccgccgccagccgcttCACCGCCACGGCGCGCCCGTCCGCCATGATGCCGCAGTACACCTCGCCGTACCCGCCACGCCCCACCACGTTGTCTGCACGCACGCACAACCCATTCATGCACTCTGTTATGTAACGCGCGACAACGCCGGAGCAAGAAAGAAACGGCGGGCATGAACAAACCGGCGTTAATTGATTCTTGTTTTTACCTGGGTGGAAGCCGTTGGTGGCCTGGTCAACCTCCTCGTAGGAGAAGCACCTCCACGCGGGCTTGCTcggcgccaccgccaccgccaccggctCGGCCTCGACGACGCAGTCCTCGTCGGGGTTGCTCCGGCGGCCGATGGAGAGGAGCCGCTTCAGGCTCCGGCTCCGGAGGTAGTTCATCCCCCCTCTCCCACCTCTACCAATCTATCCACCCAATCCGGCGCCCGGCGGAGCGCACGCAGACACACTTGGCTAGCTAGCGTAGGAGGAGGGATACGAGGGCATTGAATGCCGGGGCAGCTGAAGCAAGCGAGCGAGGCAGTGGAAAGAAACTGCTCCGCATTCAGCAGGGCATTAACTCGGGCGCGTAACTGTTCCCTGCGACGTCGCGTGCGCTCAGGCTCAGCTCAGCTCAGTGAGTCAGTCACGAGTGTGGTggagggaagggagaggaagaagatggcacGAGGAGGGGCGTCGCTGTCCGTGGCAGTGCCTCGGCGGGGAGGGAACAGCACAGAGGGGTGGGGTGCGATGCGATGCGAGAAGGCTCCATTTTATATGCGCTGTTGGCTTCTGGCGAGGCGGGACGGGACGACGGTTGCGGGACCCGGCCGCCAATgatctcttctttctttctttctttctttctttctttcttgtacCGGCACGGCAGCACGGGAGCGCGGAAGGAGCCCCGGAGACGAGCTATTGGCCTTTTTTAATCGAAATATTATCATCGATCGCGCTCGTTTCATCCACGCGACGCGAGTGAGGTGGCGTTGCTGGCGCTGTGTTGGGTGCGGGCGGGCGGGGCTGCTGGCGCTGGTCTGATTGTTGGCCAATGAATGCCGCCCGCTTGGCGCGGCGTGTGTGGCAATGGATTCCACAGTTATTGGCTTCATGAGTCGAGCTAGCTGAGCCTGAGCCTGAGCGTGACATGTCACCCGTCTCCCATGCGTGCCTGACGAGGGGAGCGCGCCCGGGAGATAGAATTCGAGGACTAAAACGAGATAGAATTCAACTGCATTGGACTTCTCCAAGGGAGAATAAAATGAGGCCTGAGCTCGTTTTAGGGCTCCTATAAATGAAAGGTACAAGAATCACCCGCCAAAAAAAGGTATAAGAATGTATTTCGTAGAAATTTCAGAAACCCATTCATATGATACAAATAACTCTCATAGGAAAACTCCATATGGAGTGAAATCGTCTAAAATTCTTATGAAATTCTTGCAATTAAATAAGCCAAAGGTTTACCATGCCTTGCAGTTCCAGCCAAAAATCAAATAGTCGTTGGGATGCTGGCCTAGGCCCGGTGTCCACAGATATGGATCCCGTCGCCTCTACTGTGCGTAGATGCTATATCTCGCTTACTGTGAGATAGAGCACCACCTcgccttagagcatcttcaacaggtgCATAAAAGTTTTGCGCGCTATAATAGTTTTTAGCGCGGCATTGTAGCACTTTTAGCATGCAGTGTAAATTGTGAAGCACGCGCAATCCGACGCCCCAAATTTGCAGCTTTCGATAGCGCTTTTTAGCGCGTGCCCAAACCCTTTTTACGCGTGCACTATTTTACAGCTTCTGCTGGAGCTGTCCGGCGCCCAATAAACTCGAATTTTAACCTGCGGAGCAGTTTTTGTGCATCTGTTGGAGATGTTCTTATGTGTTTCCACTGGCGCATCGTTTTGAGCTGGCCTTTTTCTCGTTGGCTTATCTCGATTTCTTTCTTTCTATTCTGGTGGGTCCAGAAACCTTCTACTCTTGTTTGAGGAAGATTTTGTGTCGATATTTTCCTTCTGTGTTGTTCATTTCCGGTTATCCACCTTTCTTCTCTTTTTTGATCAATTTTCCTTGTTTCGTTTTCTTCATTTTCTTGCACTTTTACTTTCATTTTTCcgttcattttttttcttctctgcGGTTCCTTGTCGGTTTTCtatttttcattttgttttcttattttctgctttatttttcaGAAACAATCATAGATTCACACATTTTTTATTAGTTTCTCCTAGTGTACAAGCATTTTTTAATAtgcgatgaacatttttgaaaacatTAGTGATTTTTTTTGCATCTCACAAACATTTTTGGTTTATGAACATGTTTGAAATACATATTGAACATTTCTTGAATTCACGATAATTTTTTTCCATACACACCTTTTATTTTTGAAGTACACATGAACATTTTATCAATGAATGTTTGAACATGTTTACATTATCACGACATTATTTTAAATACCTGAATTTTTTTAAAGTCTTTTGAACAATTTTAAATAGTATGATtggagtaggattttctacaagtgcttgccacagaactagttaagagCTTCAACGGTGCAAAAGttctcaaaaattctgaaaaaaaaatactgaaccaacacacctataatataacatgatccaacggagggattaaAAAAATACGACTGTATGTGTTCTGGACAAAAAAATAAATAGTTCAGTATATATTTATGTcgcagtgagctgaaatgcttatTATTTTTGCCGATGACACATAGATGCATATTTTGACAATTCctccgttggatcatcttattGCATTAGAGAGATGCTtccatatttatttcatattttttgataatTTTCAAACCGTTAAAAGTTTAGCgacccttaactagttctgtggcaagctgtGATAGACACAATTTTACCTAGTATAATTTCTTTATATGTCATCTAGCAGATGATCCATCTTTGGATTGAAAGAATTCGAAAACATAGGAATAGAAGAAAAGAACAATGATTAAGATGCGTGTATTATAATTCCTATAAGATTTTGAAATTATAGAGGACTAAAATGAGATAGAATTCAAGTGCATTGGACTTCTTGAAGGAAAAATAAAATGAGGTTTGAGCTCATTTCAGGATTCATATAAAACGAAAGGTATAAGAATCAGCAGCCAAAACAGATATAAGAATGTATCTCGTAGAAATTTGTTAAACCCATTAATAAGATCCAAATAAGTTTCATAGGAAAATTTCTGATGGACTGAAATCCTTGAAAATTCTTGCAATTAAATAAGCCTAAGGTTTACCATGCCTTGTAGTTCTAACCAAAAATCAAATAGTCGTTGGGATGCTTGCCTAGGCCCAGTGTCCATAGATATGGATCCCGTCGCCTCTACTGTGCGTAGATGCTATATATCTCGCTTACTGTGAGATAGAGCACCACCTcgccttagagcatcttcaacaggcgcATAAAAATTCCGCGTGCTATAATAGTTTTTAGCACATAATTGTAGCACTTTTAGCATGTAGTGCAAATTGTAAAGCGCGCGCAATCTGATGCCCCAGATTTGCAGCTTCTTATAGCGCTTTTTAGCGCGTGCCCAAACCTTTTTTACGCATGTACTATTTTACAGATTCTGCTGGAGCTGTCCGGCGCCCAAAAAACTCGAATTTTAGCCCATGGAGCAGTTTTTgtgcgtctgttggagatgctcttacgcgTTTCCACTGGCGCATCGTTTTGGGCTGGCCTATTTCTCGTTGGCTTATCTCGATTTCTTTCTTTCTATTCTGGTGGGTCCAGGAACCTTCTACTCTTGTTTCTGGAGAATTTTGTGTTGATATTTTCCTTCTGTGATGTTCATTTCCGCTTATCCgcctttcttctcttttttgaTCAATTTTCCTTATTTCGTTTTCTTCATTTTCTTGCACTTTTACTTTCATTTTTCCattaattttatttttttcttctctgCGGTTCCTTGTCGGTTTTCtatttttcattttgttttcttattttctgctttatttttcaAAAACAAATCATTGATTCACGCATTTTTTTATTAGTTTCTCTTAGTGTACAAGCATTTTTTATAtgcgatgaacattttttaaaacattaGTGATTTTTTTTGCATTCCACAAAACATTTTTGGTTTATGAACATGTttgaaatacacattgaacatttcttGAATTCACAATATTTTTTTCCATACACACTTTTTTTATGTACACATTGAACATTTCATTAATGAATGTTTGAACATGTTTACATTATCACGACATCATTTTAAACACCTGAACATTTTTGAAGtctttgaacaatttttaaatagTATGATTTCTTTATATGTCATTTAGCATATGATCCATCTTCGGATTGAAAGAATTCGAAAACATAGGAGTAGAA
The window above is part of the Triticum aestivum cultivar Chinese Spring chromosome 2A, IWGSC CS RefSeq v2.1, whole genome shotgun sequence genome. Proteins encoded here:
- the LOC123190716 gene encoding probable receptor-like serine/threonine-protein kinase At5g57670 produces the protein MNYLRSRSLKRLLSIGRRSNPDEDCVVEAEPVAVAVAPSKPAWRCFSYEEVDQATNGFHPDNVVGRGGYGEVYCGIMADGRAVAVKRLAAAAADEKKEKDFLTELGTVGHVRHPNVSSLLGCCVDRGLHLVFDFSTRGSVSANLHDEKRPVMTWSQRHGVAVGTARGLRYLHKGCARRIIHRDIKASNILIDADYQPQISDFGLARWLPSEWTHHAIAPIEGTFGCLAPEYFTHGIVDEKTDVFAFGVFLLELISGRKPVDGSHMSLLAWAKPYLKDGVVQGLVDPRLGDGGYDAGQLRRLMFVASLCARAAAAWRPTMTEVLELLESDEISQERWQMPEEAVEDEFWDFDDLTDFEEDDDDDYDGESDSPSIPSSACSIRAND